The following are encoded together in the Triticum dicoccoides isolate Atlit2015 ecotype Zavitan chromosome 6B, WEW_v2.0, whole genome shotgun sequence genome:
- the LOC119320265 gene encoding S-adenosylmethionine synthase 3 codes for MAAETFLFTSESVNEGHPDKLCDQVSDAVLDACLAQDADSKVACETVTKTNMVMVLGEITTKATVDYEKIVRDTCRNIGFISDDVGLDADRCKVLVNIEQQSPDIAQGVHGHFTKRPEEVGAGDQGIMFGYATDETPELMPLSHVLATKLGARLTEVRKNGTCAWVRPDGKTQVTVEYLNEDGAMVPVRVHTVLISTQHDETVTNDEIAADLKEHVIKPVIPAKYLDENTIFHLNPSGRFVIGGPHGDAGLTGRKIIIDTYGGWGAHGGGAFSGKDPTKVDRSGAYIARQAAKSIIASGLARRCIVQISYAIGVPEPLSVFVDSYGTGKIPDREILKLVKENFDFRPGMISINLDLKKGGNRFIKTAAYGHFGRDDADFTWEVVKPLKFDKASA; via the coding sequence ATGGCAGCCGAGACGTTCCTCTTCACGTCCGAGTCTGTGAACGAGGGCCATCCCGACAAGCTCTGTGACCAAGTCTCCGACGCCGTCTTGGATGCCTGCTTGGCCCAGGATGCCGACAGCAAGGTCGCCTGCGAGACCGTCACCAAGACCAACATGGTCATGGTCTTGGGCGAGATCACCACCAAGGCCACCGTCGACTATGAGAAGATCGTGCGTGACACCTGCCGCAACATCGGTTTCATCTCTGATGACGTTGGTCTCGACGCCGACCGTTGCAAGGTGCTCGTCAACATCGAGCAGCAGTCCCCTGACATTGCCCAGGGTGTTCATGGACACTTCACCAAGCGTCCCGAAGAAGTCGGCGCCGGTGACCAGGGCATCATGTTCGGCTATGCCACCGATGAGACCCCTGAGCTGATGCCCCTCAGCCACGTGCTTGCCACCAAGCTTGGAGCTCGCCTCACGGAGGTCCGCAAGAATGGCACCTGCGCCTGGGTCAGGCCTGACGGAAAGACCCAGGTCACAGTCGAGTACCTAAACGAGGATGGTGCCATGGTACCTGTTCGTGTGCACACCGTCCTCATCTCCACCCAGCACGACGAGACCGTCACCAACGACGAGATTGCCGCGGACCTCAAGGAGCATGTCATCAAGCCGGTGATCCCCGCGAAGTACCTCGATGAGAACACCATTTTCCACCTGAACCCGTCTGGCCGCTTTGTCATCGGCGGCCCTCATGGTGACGCCGGTCTCACCGGCCGCAAGATCATCATCGACACCTATGGTGGCTGGGGAGCCCACGGTGGCGGTGCCTTCTCTGGCAAGGACCCAACCAAGGTCGACCGCAGTGGCGCCTACATTGCCAGGCAGGCTGCCAAGAGCATCATCGCCAGCGGCCTCGCACGCCGCTGCATCGTGCAGATCTCATACGCCATTGGTGTGCCTGAGCCTTTGTCTGTGTTCGTCGACTCCTACGGCACCGGCAAGATCCCCGACAGGGAGATCCTCAAGCTCGTGAAGGAGAACTTTGACTTCAGGCCCGGGATGATCAGCATCAACCTGGACTTGAAGAAAGGTGGAAACAGGTTCATCAAGACTGCTGCTTATGGTCACTTTGGCCGCGATGATGCTGACTTCACCTGGGAGGTGGTGAAGCCCCTCAAGTTCGACAAGGCATCTGCCTAA